The Megasphaera stantonii genome includes a window with the following:
- a CDS encoding ABC transporter substrate-binding protein, whose amino-acid sequence MKRYMPWMAVAVFILALLGLSCYVWEKQKQAEEQAAYEAERHLVVYSAMPDDVNRGLADEFYKKTGWRVQVQTRTDGQIRRLLKTPDLASPPDMIIASEQVLQDQKKDSMLQAYTSPQTDAVPPALKDAGGYWTGLWLNPMVFIISSSYYERNGLSPQTWDELLQDPNLTLVFPDLAAMDMAGDFLCSFVEMRGRDGAGRYLRELQRHVTSYSQSMSSNVRIVAGGDADAGVVDAAMARQYSKDGAPIYIIYPRDGTSYWLTGAAITKWCTDGEMAYAFLNWLFSDDVDGILRRNHIYLTYTSDTGKNVLDAKGDGLALFPVKKQYTAEGRRSLQDWWIKSVRFGKEP is encoded by the coding sequence ATGAAACGATATATGCCATGGATGGCCGTGGCGGTATTCATCCTGGCGCTGCTGGGATTGAGCTGCTACGTATGGGAAAAACAAAAGCAGGCAGAGGAGCAGGCCGCGTATGAAGCCGAACGGCACCTCGTCGTATATTCGGCCATGCCCGACGACGTAAACAGGGGGCTGGCCGACGAATTTTATAAAAAGACGGGCTGGCGCGTGCAGGTGCAGACCCGCACGGACGGGCAGATCCGACGGCTCCTGAAGACGCCGGATTTAGCGTCGCCGCCGGATATGATTATCGCGTCGGAACAGGTGCTGCAGGATCAAAAGAAGGACAGCATGCTTCAGGCCTATACGTCGCCTCAGACCGACGCCGTGCCGCCGGCCTTGAAGGACGCCGGCGGGTACTGGACCGGACTGTGGCTGAATCCCATGGTGTTTATCATCAGCAGCAGCTATTATGAACGCAACGGATTGTCTCCCCAGACGTGGGATGAACTGCTCCAGGATCCGAACCTGACCCTCGTCTTTCCCGACTTGGCGGCCATGGATATGGCCGGCGATTTCCTCTGCTCTTTTGTGGAAATGCGGGGCAGAGACGGTGCGGGAAGATATCTGCGCGAGCTGCAGCGCCACGTGACGTCCTATTCCCAGTCTATGTCGTCGAACGTGCGCATCGTAGCCGGAGGAGACGCCGACGCCGGCGTCGTCGACGCGGCTATGGCCCGTCAATACAGCAAAGACGGCGCGCCGATTTACATTATCTATCCGCGCGACGGCACGTCGTACTGGCTGACCGGCGCGGCTATTACCAAGTGGTGCACCGACGGCGAAATGGCCTACGCGTTCCTGAACTGGCTGTTTTCAGACGACGTAGACGGCATCCTGCGCAGAAACCACATCTATTTGACCTATACCAGCGATACGGGAAAGAACGTGCTGGACGCCAAAGGGGACGGCCTGGCGCTGTTCCCGGTGAAAAAACAATATACGGCCGAAGGCCGCCGGTCCCTGCAGGATTGGTGGATCAAGTCGGTCCGCTTCGGAAAGGAGCCGTAA
- the rimO gene encoding 30S ribosomal protein S12 methylthiotransferase RimO — MEKIGFVSLGCSKNLIDTEVMLGILRDKHMEITDDLADADIIIVNTCTFIEKAKEESVNTILQAAEYKKTGKCRLLIVTGCLSQQYKEELLKEMPEIDALLGTGSWNRIWEAVEVANQGERACFMDDVSHLYDEHTSRMRTTPSYSAYVKIAEGCNNGCSFCIIPHVRGRLCSRPVASVVEEVKQLAADGVKEINIIAQDTTSYGVDLAGRSLLPDLLRELVKIDGVRWIRLFYLYPSYFTDELMNLIVEEEKICPYVDLPLQHISQSVLKRMNRRDSEEDVRNLMKKLCSHGRKLTLRSTFIVGFPGETEEEFQELCDFVDETEFDDVGVFTYSQEEGTAAARMDGQIPEDVKEERYHALMAIQAKVSERRNQELEGTIHTFLVESIQEEGGVRQAVGRIEVQAPEVDGLTYLEDAETVQPGDMVQVRIVQGFAYDLVAELV, encoded by the coding sequence ATGGAAAAAATTGGATTCGTCAGCCTGGGCTGCTCGAAAAACCTCATCGATACGGAAGTAATGCTTGGCATTCTTCGCGATAAACATATGGAAATTACCGACGATTTGGCCGATGCCGATATCATTATCGTCAATACGTGTACCTTTATTGAAAAGGCGAAGGAAGAATCGGTCAATACGATTTTGCAGGCCGCTGAATATAAGAAAACAGGCAAATGCCGCCTGCTGATCGTGACGGGCTGCCTCAGCCAGCAGTATAAGGAAGAATTGCTGAAGGAAATGCCTGAAATCGACGCCCTGCTGGGTACGGGCTCTTGGAACCGGATATGGGAGGCCGTCGAAGTGGCAAATCAGGGCGAACGGGCCTGCTTCATGGACGACGTGAGCCACTTGTACGACGAGCACACGAGCCGCATGCGCACGACGCCGTCGTACAGCGCCTACGTCAAGATAGCCGAAGGCTGCAACAACGGCTGCTCCTTCTGCATCATTCCGCACGTGCGGGGGCGCTTGTGCAGCCGTCCTGTCGCGTCGGTCGTAGAAGAGGTAAAGCAGCTGGCTGCCGACGGCGTGAAGGAAATCAATATCATCGCCCAGGATACGACGAGCTATGGCGTCGATTTGGCCGGCCGCTCCCTCCTGCCCGATTTGCTGCGGGAGCTGGTTAAAATAGACGGCGTCCGCTGGATCCGCTTGTTTTATTTATATCCGTCTTATTTTACGGACGAATTGATGAATCTCATCGTCGAAGAAGAAAAGATTTGCCCCTACGTCGACCTGCCGCTGCAGCACATTTCCCAGTCCGTGCTTAAACGCATGAACCGCCGCGATTCGGAAGAAGACGTGCGCAATCTGATGAAGAAGCTTTGTAGCCACGGCCGCAAGCTGACCCTGCGTTCGACCTTTATCGTCGGCTTTCCCGGCGAAACGGAAGAAGAATTCCAGGAATTGTGCGATTTTGTCGACGAAACGGAATTCGACGACGTCGGCGTCTTTACGTATTCCCAGGAAGAAGGCACTGCAGCGGCACGGATGGACGGCCAGATTCCGGAAGACGTCAAGGAAGAACGGTATCACGCGCTCATGGCTATTCAGGCCAAGGTATCGGAACGGCGCAATCAGGAGCTGGAGGGGACGATTCATACCTTTCTCGTCGAAAGCATTCAGGAAGAAGGCGGCGTGCGCCAGGCCGTAGGCCGCATTGAGGTGCAGGCTCCGGAAGTAGACGGCCTGACCTATCTGGAAGATGCGGAAACGGTGCAGCCCGGCGATATGGTGCAGGTGCGCATCGTTCAGGGCTTTGCTTACGATTTAGTAGCGGAGCTGGTATGA